A genomic stretch from Puntigrus tetrazona isolate hp1 chromosome 6, ASM1883169v1, whole genome shotgun sequence includes:
- the LOC122347542 gene encoding metabotropic glutamate receptor 8-like: protein MLYMPKVYIIIMHPEQNVPKRKRSFKAIVTAATMTNKLSQLASERPNGEVKTELCESVDNSTPSTKTTYASYTNHAI from the exons ATGCTCTACATGCCCAAAGTCTACATCATTATCATGCACCCAGAGCAGAACGTGCCCAAACGCAAGCGCAGCTTCAAGGCCATCGTCACCGCTGCCACCATGACAAACAAGCTCAGCCAGCTGGCCAGCGAACGGCCCAATGGAGAGGTGAAAACCGAGCTCTGTGAAAGCGTGGACAATAGCA cacCGTCCACAAAAACAACCTACGCCAGCTACACCAATCATGCCATATGA